One window of Leptotrichia trevisanii DSM 22070 genomic DNA carries:
- a CDS encoding SIMPL domain-containing protein (The SIMPL domain is named for its presence in mouse protein SIMPL (signalling molecule that associates with mouse pelle-like kinase). Bacterial member BP26, from Brucella, was shown to assemble into a channel-like structure, while YggE from E. coli has been associated with resistance to oxidative stress.) → MKKIQFIIIPIILSFGLIISSALISNAMNRANKDENRITVKGVAERRIKADKALINIVISQKSTNLDELKKEVSEREKLVIDLIKNLKIDVNEYSVGNLRIQPNYSENSSNAKQPSTASTTTAPIVKILDYDGIETISIVTKNIDKAEEFYEKLSELKLKNNNIEINMPEYFITNIEKYKRDLIVDASRNAEIRAIEMLKVNNNEIGGLKNMSQGQFEILEDTEDVRKINEDGSNQIYKKLRLVVTTTYLIKY, encoded by the coding sequence TTGAAAAAGATACAATTTATAATAATTCCTATAATATTATCCTTCGGATTAATCATATCTTCGGCATTGATTTCAAATGCGATGAATAGAGCCAATAAGGATGAAAATAGAATTACAGTGAAGGGAGTTGCTGAGCGTAGGATTAAAGCGGACAAGGCACTTATAAATATAGTTATTTCCCAAAAATCTACTAATCTTGATGAATTAAAAAAAGAAGTATCAGAAAGGGAAAAACTGGTAATTGACTTAATTAAAAATCTGAAAATTGATGTAAATGAATACAGCGTTGGAAATTTACGTATTCAGCCAAACTATTCGGAAAATTCATCAAATGCGAAACAGCCGTCCACAGCTTCCACAACAACTGCACCAATTGTAAAAATTTTGGATTATGACGGAATAGAAACTATTTCGATTGTTACAAAAAATATTGATAAGGCAGAAGAATTTTATGAAAAATTATCGGAACTAAAGTTAAAAAATAATAATATAGAAATAAATATGCCTGAATATTTTATAACAAATATTGAAAAATATAAAAGAGATTTGATTGTTGATGCTTCAAGAAATGCCGAAATAAGAGCAATTGAAATGTTAAAAGTAAATAACAATGAAATTGGTGGACTAAAAAATATGAGTCAAGGGCAATTTGAAATACTGGAAGATACAGAAGATGTGAGAAAAATCAATGAAGATGGAAGCAATCAAATTTATAAAAAATTGAGATTGGTTGTTACGACAACTTATTTGATAAAATATTAA
- the pyrI gene encoding aspartate carbamoyltransferase regulatory subunit — protein MSEGRELLIRAIKNGIVIDHIPSEKVFAIVEILKLKEYSERITVATNMPSSSLGRKGIIKIEEKILEEKELNNISLLAPNVTINIIDNYEVVEKAKLEKLNKVIGLMKCDNPKCISNHENIETKFIRIKENTENLNENNLEEKEKYKCFYCEKIILEDEIQIQ, from the coding sequence ATGTCTGAAGGAAGAGAATTACTTATACGGGCAATAAAAAATGGAATTGTAATAGATCACATCCCGTCAGAAAAAGTTTTTGCAATTGTGGAAATTTTAAAATTAAAGGAATATAGCGAAAGAATCACAGTCGCAACAAATATGCCAAGCAGTTCACTTGGAAGAAAAGGGATTATAAAAATTGAGGAAAAAATATTGGAAGAAAAGGAACTGAACAATATTTCACTACTCGCTCCAAATGTTACAATAAATATAATTGATAATTATGAAGTCGTAGAAAAGGCAAAATTGGAAAAATTGAATAAAGTTATCGGACTTATGAAATGTGATAATCCAAAATGCATTTCAAATCACGAAAATATTGAAACAAAATTTATTCGTATAAAAGAAAACACTGAAAATTTAAATGAGAATAATTTGGAAGAAAAAGAAAAATATAAATGTTTTTACTGTGAAAAAATAATTTTGGAAGATGAAATACAAATTCAATAA
- the pyrF gene encoding orotidine-5'-phosphate decarboxylase: MSKIDERAKERIFVALDYDNMEGAKKLVEELGDNISMYKVGLESYLNTDGKLVDYLHENGKKVFLDLKFHDITNTVKMACANAIKKNVFMFNIHCSNGSKTMREVADLVKESKSESLLIGVTVLTNLGENDIFEMFKSELKLEEIVLNLATLARNNGMHGIVCSPQEAKDVKEKLGQDFVTVCPGVRPKFTLNADGKSNDDQTRIMTPSDAIKQGVDFLVVGRPITKAANPVESATLILEEISEAL, from the coding sequence ATGAGTAAAATTGATGAGAGAGCAAAAGAGAGAATATTTGTTGCATTGGATTACGATAATATGGAAGGTGCAAAGAAGCTAGTTGAAGAGTTGGGAGATAATATTTCGATGTACAAAGTTGGGCTGGAAAGTTATCTTAATACAGATGGGAAACTGGTGGATTATCTTCACGAAAATGGGAAAAAGGTGTTTTTGGATTTGAAGTTTCACGATATTACAAATACTGTGAAAATGGCTTGTGCAAATGCTATTAAAAAAAATGTATTTATGTTTAATATTCATTGCTCAAATGGAAGTAAAACTATGAGGGAAGTTGCTGATTTGGTGAAAGAAAGTAAATCAGAAAGCCTTCTAATCGGAGTAACAGTTTTGACAAACTTAGGAGAAAATGATATTTTTGAAATGTTTAAAAGTGAGCTAAAGCTGGAGGAAATTGTCTTAAATCTTGCAACACTTGCCAGAAATAACGGAATGCATGGAATTGTATGTTCGCCACAGGAGGCAAAGGATGTGAAAGAGAAATTAGGGCAGGATTTTGTGACAGTCTGTCCTGGAGTACGTCCTAAATTTACGTTAAATGCTGATGGGAAAAGTAATGATGATCAGACACGAATTATGACACCATCGGATGCGATAAAACAGGGAGTGGATTTTCTTGTAGTTGGACGGCCAATAACTAAGGCTGCAAATCCTGTGGAAAGTGCGACATTGATTTTAGAAGAGATTTCAGAAGCATTGTAA
- a CDS encoding dihydroorotase, whose protein sequence is MTKNKIIILKNGTDVLGNKIEILINGEIIEKISENIDESKFENNENVRIIDVEEKLVMPGVIDVHTHMREPGITYKEDFATGSRACVKAGVTTFYDMPNTIPTTTTLKNLLEKKKLAGEKSIVNFGFHFGGSKNDNVEEIKKVLRNGEANTVKIFMNVTTGEMLIEDDEVLKKVFGNSKLVLVHAENEMIDKAIELNKNYGKGLYVCHIPSEEELKKVINAKKNNELNTKEHPVYAEVTPHHLFLNTEIRESTERNKMLLRMKPELREKSDNEFLWEAINRGEVDTIGTDHAPHLISEKLEKITFGMPGVETSLALMINAFNEGKISLEAIQKLMCENPAKIMKIEKRGKLQEGFFADIIVVDTQKEWIVGVDDTIESKCGWTPYENWKLKGKNTMTIVNGKIVYENGKINDSHNGKEVNFLK, encoded by the coding sequence ATGACAAAAAATAAAATTATCATTCTAAAAAATGGAACGGATGTTCTTGGAAATAAAATTGAAATTTTGATAAATGGAGAAATTATTGAAAAAATTTCTGAAAATATTGATGAAAGCAAATTTGAAAATAATGAAAATGTGAGAATTATTGATGTTGAAGAGAAATTGGTAATGCCAGGAGTTATTGATGTGCATACACATATGAGAGAGCCTGGGATTACATACAAAGAAGATTTTGCAACAGGTTCACGTGCATGTGTCAAAGCTGGCGTTACGACTTTTTATGATATGCCAAATACAATTCCTACGACTACAACATTGAAAAATTTGCTGGAAAAGAAAAAATTGGCAGGTGAAAAGTCGATTGTGAATTTTGGATTTCATTTTGGCGGAAGTAAAAATGACAATGTTGAGGAAATAAAAAAGGTTTTGAGAAATGGTGAAGCAAATACAGTCAAAATTTTTATGAATGTAACAACTGGAGAAATGCTTATTGAAGATGATGAAGTATTGAAAAAAGTATTTGGAAATTCTAAGTTGGTGCTAGTTCACGCTGAAAATGAGATGATTGACAAGGCGATAGAATTAAATAAAAATTATGGAAAAGGGCTTTACGTTTGTCATATTCCATCAGAAGAAGAATTAAAAAAAGTTATAAATGCCAAGAAAAATAATGAATTGAATACAAAAGAACATCCAGTTTATGCCGAAGTTACTCCTCATCATTTATTTTTAAATACTGAAATTCGTGAAAGTACAGAGCGAAATAAAATGCTTCTGAGAATGAAGCCTGAATTAAGGGAAAAATCTGATAATGAATTTTTGTGGGAGGCAATAAATCGTGGGGAAGTTGACACAATTGGAACGGATCATGCACCGCATCTGATAAGTGAAAAACTGGAAAAAATTACGTTTGGAATGCCGGGAGTGGAAACTTCACTTGCACTTATGATAAATGCCTTTAATGAAGGGAAAATATCACTTGAAGCAATACAGAAGTTGATGTGTGAAAACCCTGCAAAAATAATGAAAATTGAAAAAAGAGGAAAGTTGCAGGAAGGATTTTTTGCCGATATAATTGTTGTTGATACACAAAAAGAATGGATTGTCGGTGTAGATGACACAATTGAGTCAAAATGTGGCTGGACTCCTTATGAAAATTGGAAATTAAAGGGGAAAAACACAATGACAATTGTAAATGGAAAAATTGTTTATGAAAATGGAAAAATTAATGATAGTCATAATGGAAAAGAAGTTAATTTTTTGAAGTAA
- the pyrB gene encoding aspartate carbamoyltransferase: MENIISMNDMKKEEILDILKLARKIEGCSEEEKLKFLHGKIISTLFFEPSTRTRMSFESAAMRLGANILSLPPLEQSSLKKGESFRDTIKMVEAYSDVIVVRHPFDGAARLASETSRKPVINAGDGSNQHPSQTLLDLYTILEEKGTLENLQIAFVGDLKYGRTVHSLVKALTHFKPTIYFVAPQILQMPGYSLEDLRKKGIKYEVLEDFRDCLDKIDVFYMTRIQKERFPDIEDYEKVRGIYVINRENIEGKCKDDMIILHPLPRVDEIDTDLDNTKYALYFKQAKNGIPMRQAMMMTVLKKDKEFFL; the protein is encoded by the coding sequence GTGGAAAATATTATTTCTATGAATGATATGAAAAAAGAGGAGATTCTTGATATTTTAAAGCTGGCAAGGAAGATTGAGGGTTGTTCGGAAGAGGAAAAATTGAAGTTTTTGCACGGGAAAATTATTTCGACTTTGTTTTTTGAGCCGAGCACACGTACTAGAATGTCGTTTGAATCGGCTGCAATGCGGCTTGGAGCAAATATTTTATCGTTACCGCCTTTAGAGCAGTCGTCTTTAAAAAAAGGGGAATCCTTTAGAGATACAATAAAAATGGTGGAAGCATATTCAGACGTGATAGTTGTAAGACACCCGTTTGACGGAGCAGCGAGGCTTGCTTCAGAAACATCACGAAAACCTGTAATTAATGCAGGAGATGGCTCTAATCAGCACCCTAGCCAGACTTTGCTAGATTTGTACACAATTCTAGAGGAAAAGGGTACGCTTGAGAATTTACAAATTGCATTTGTTGGAGATTTGAAATACGGAAGAACGGTTCATTCGCTAGTAAAGGCGCTTACGCATTTTAAACCAACAATTTATTTTGTAGCACCGCAAATTTTACAAATGCCTGGCTATTCATTGGAAGATTTGAGAAAAAAAGGGATAAAATATGAAGTTTTGGAAGATTTTAGGGATTGCCTTGATAAAATTGACGTTTTTTATATGACTCGGATTCAGAAGGAGAGATTTCCAGATATTGAAGATTATGAGAAAGTAAGGGGAATTTATGTTATAAATCGTGAAAATATCGAAGGGAAATGTAAAGATGACATGATAATTTTGCACCCTTTGCCAAGAGTTGATGAAATTGATACAGATTTAGATAATACAAAATATGCTTTGTACTTTAAGCAGGCTAAAAATGGGATTCCTATGAGGCAGGCGATGATGATGACTGTTTTGAAAAAGGATAAGGAATTTTTTCTATAA
- the pyrE gene encoding orotate phosphoribosyltransferase, which translates to MANLTLEEKVAKALFDVKAVKINVGEPFTFASGIKSPIYCDNRYVLGFSDERDTIVEAFIERIDKDVDVIVGVATAGIPWAAFIADRMKKPLAYVRNKPKDHGAGKQIEGAEVKGEKVVVIEDLITTGKSSLIAVDVLQKEEVRELEVKSIFSYGFDSARENYAKYNCKFSSLSNFDVLIKLLAQTDYLTQDEARIALEWSKNPEKWGK; encoded by the coding sequence ATGGCGAATTTAACATTGGAAGAAAAAGTGGCAAAGGCATTGTTTGATGTAAAGGCGGTAAAAATTAATGTGGGAGAGCCGTTTACATTTGCTTCTGGGATAAAAAGCCCCATTTACTGTGATAACCGTTACGTTTTAGGTTTTTCAGATGAGAGGGATACAATTGTTGAAGCATTTATTGAAAGAATTGACAAGGATGTGGACGTGATTGTGGGAGTGGCAACTGCAGGAATCCCTTGGGCTGCATTTATTGCGGACAGAATGAAAAAACCACTTGCATATGTGAGAAACAAGCCAAAAGATCATGGTGCAGGAAAACAGATTGAAGGAGCTGAAGTTAAAGGGGAAAAAGTAGTTGTAATTGAAGATTTGATTACAACAGGGAAAAGCAGCCTTATTGCAGTCGATGTGCTTCAAAAGGAAGAAGTGAGGGAGCTGGAAGTGAAATCAATCTTTTCTTACGGATTTGACAGTGCAAGGGAAAATTATGCAAAATACAATTGTAAATTCAGTTCACTTTCAAATTTTGATGTTTTAATAAAGTTATTGGCTCAGACAGATTATTTGACACAGGATGAAGCAAGAATTGCTTTAGAATGGAGCAAGAACCCTGAAAAATGGGGAAAATAA